A single region of the Microlunatus panaciterrae genome encodes:
- a CDS encoding DUF2510 domain-containing protein codes for MSVPGWYPDPGGAPGRFRYWDGYTWSSQTTADPRMSPPAEGPGLPASGSRQQKGRSYLGVVLVAVAGLVVLALIVLLAANVYGNRSTVGGPYPSSTVSGWDDSSPTHSPTPPPSLSPSTPPPSAPTPSNSTAPLQDCPSGDPYARADHPSDGRVHGGGLSFRPVPGWDPPHVESGISWGYDLQGQRLTTEPGWFALLAVGELHRSDGFRQPQQAAVAVTSCAVTSGFYAQLSGSRQLWSKAVTVDGKRGWSIRTEVYVDRPELSVPGDVLQVVVVDLGDPDSLALFIGAVSIGDKARIGILNRCLADLKTP; via the coding sequence ATGTCCGTTCCCGGCTGGTACCCCGATCCCGGCGGCGCACCCGGCAGGTTCCGCTACTGGGACGGCTACACCTGGTCGTCGCAGACCACGGCAGATCCGCGGATGTCGCCACCTGCCGAGGGCCCGGGCCTCCCTGCTTCGGGTTCCCGCCAGCAGAAGGGCCGAAGCTACCTCGGCGTCGTCCTGGTTGCGGTCGCCGGGCTGGTGGTGCTGGCGCTGATCGTTCTGCTTGCCGCCAACGTCTACGGGAACCGGTCCACCGTCGGCGGACCGTATCCCAGCTCCACCGTGTCCGGTTGGGATGACAGCAGCCCGACCCACTCGCCGACCCCACCGCCCAGCCTTTCGCCCAGCACACCGCCGCCCAGCGCCCCTACTCCCAGCAACTCGACGGCACCCCTGCAGGACTGTCCAAGTGGCGATCCCTATGCCCGAGCCGACCATCCGAGCGACGGTCGGGTCCACGGCGGCGGACTGTCGTTCCGGCCGGTGCCGGGCTGGGACCCGCCACACGTGGAGAGCGGGATCAGCTGGGGCTACGACCTGCAGGGCCAGCGGCTCACCACCGAGCCCGGATGGTTCGCACTGCTCGCCGTCGGTGAGCTGCACCGGTCGGACGGGTTCCGTCAGCCGCAGCAGGCTGCCGTCGCCGTCACCTCCTGCGCTGTCACGTCCGGCTTCTATGCCCAGCTGAGCGGCTCGCGCCAGCTCTGGTCCAAGGCGGTGACCGTCGACGGCAAGCGGGGCTGGTCGATCCGGACCGAGGTGTACGTCGACCGGCCGGAGCTGAGTGTGCCGGGCGATGTGCTGCAGGTGGTGGTCGTGGACCTCGGCGACCCGGACTCGTTGGCACTGTTCATCGGTGCCGTCTCGATCGGCGACAAGGCACGGATCGGCATCCTCAACCGCTGCCTTGCCGACCTGAAGACCCCATAG
- a CDS encoding DUF2510 domain-containing protein, whose translation MSMPGWYPDPAGQPGRFRYWDGQGWSAQTTDNPQGPPPAGQVGAAGPASGRKSAKGWVIGVAALLLVMVIVIGVFAANALLGPRGGQTVGTPSATRSGWDDSSPTQTPSATPTPSPTPTPSPTPSGTPSSSGSQAPPVACPQGDPSFRNTHPNDGRIHGGGLSFAKIPGFTDGTSASGISWAYDVGAQQKSISANWISLFAVGTLRIADGFTDPQQGAEAVMQCMASSGFYRGFSSRTDLSSRAVTVAGKKGFAIRSEIRVDDPTVDLEGDVVEVVVVDVGSPEALGMFLGAVPIGDAKLIKQLDRTVADLKAS comes from the coding sequence ATGTCGATGCCCGGGTGGTACCCCGACCCTGCCGGACAACCAGGCCGCTTCCGCTACTGGGACGGCCAGGGCTGGAGTGCCCAGACCACCGACAACCCTCAAGGTCCGCCACCGGCCGGGCAGGTCGGCGCAGCGGGACCAGCGAGTGGACGGAAGAGCGCCAAAGGCTGGGTGATCGGTGTCGCGGCACTGCTGCTGGTGATGGTCATCGTCATCGGAGTCTTCGCCGCGAACGCCTTGCTCGGACCGCGGGGCGGCCAGACCGTGGGGACGCCCTCCGCGACCAGGTCGGGCTGGGACGACAGCAGCCCGACCCAGACGCCCAGCGCCACGCCCACGCCTTCACCGACGCCCACGCCTTCACCGACGCCGTCGGGGACACCCAGCAGCTCCGGGTCGCAGGCCCCGCCGGTCGCGTGTCCACAGGGCGACCCCTCGTTCCGCAACACGCATCCCAACGACGGGCGCATCCACGGCGGCGGCCTCTCGTTCGCCAAGATCCCCGGCTTCACCGACGGCACCAGTGCGTCCGGCATCTCCTGGGCCTATGACGTCGGCGCCCAGCAGAAGAGCATCTCGGCGAACTGGATCTCGCTCTTCGCGGTCGGGACACTGCGGATCGCGGACGGGTTCACCGACCCCCAGCAGGGCGCCGAGGCAGTGATGCAGTGCATGGCCTCCTCCGGCTTCTACCGGGGGTTCTCGTCCAGGACGGACCTCTCGTCGCGTGCGGTCACGGTGGCTGGTAAGAAGGGGTTCGCCATCCGCTCCGAGATCCGGGTCGACGACCCGACCGTGGATCTGGAGGGAGATGTGGTGGAGGTCGTGGTCGTCGACGTGGGAAGTCCGGAGGCGCTCGGCATGTTCCTCGGTGCCGTCCCGATCGGCGACGCGAAGCTGATCAAGCAGCTGGACCGGACCGTCGCAGACCTCAAGGCGTCCTGA
- a CDS encoding thiamine-binding protein gives MLVAFSISPGSADEDGSVSEAVAAAIRVVRESGLPNETNAMFTNIEGEWDEVMAVIKRAVDVVAARSNRVSLVLKADIRPGFTGQLAAKVARIDEHLG, from the coding sequence ATGCTGGTTGCCTTCAGTATCTCCCCAGGGTCAGCCGACGAGGACGGGTCGGTGTCGGAGGCGGTGGCCGCGGCGATCCGAGTCGTCCGCGAGTCCGGACTGCCCAACGAGACGAATGCGATGTTCACCAACATCGAGGGCGAGTGGGACGAGGTGATGGCGGTGATCAAGCGCGCCGTCGATGTCGTCGCAGCCCGATCAAACCGCGTCTCGCTGGTGCTCAAGGCCGACATTCGGCCAGGATTCACCGGCCAACTCGCCGCCAAGGTGGCACGGATAGACGAGCACCTCGGCTGA